Proteins encoded by one window of Leishmania mexicana MHOM/GT/2001/U1103 complete genome, chromosome 23:
- a CDS encoding putative T-complex protein 1, gamma subunit, with the protein MNGQQPVIVVNQRVERESGRRAQMSNIEAAKTVASLISSTLGPCAMLKMIIDPMGGTVLTNDGNCILREIDVVHPAAKHMLELARAQDEEVGDGTTSVIILTGEILSLAQPLLERNIHPLKIVKGFTQALSDALAAVEKIATSIDPEDKEQLEDVVRACLGTKFNSREEELMCRMAVEATLRVVQVNPITGVKDIDIKRYAKVEKIPGGSITDSVVLDGVMFNKDHIHSKMRRVIESPRILLLDCPLEYKKPETTINVELTKDTDWEALLKQEEDYVRSICNVIISFKPDVVITEKGASDLAAHFLYKAGITCIRRLRKTDNNRIARATGATIVSRVEELTQEHIGKAGLFEIKKIGDEYFTFITGCPGGSACSILLRGASKDTLNEMERNLHDAMCVARNIILEPRIVYGAASCEMSVSSTLMAKAKSIGGVEQAAYQAVAMALEVVPRILTSNCGANVIRVVTDLRARHANPEGWYWGIDGHSGHIVDVRTIKVIEPAAVKVQALKTAIEAASMILRVDDVVSGTKLREEKPAAKPQQQDEDPDGSAEP; encoded by the coding sequence ATGAACGGGCAACAACCGGTGATTGTGGTGAACCAGCGCGTGGAGCGCGAGTCTGGCCGCAGGGCGCAGATGAGCAACATCGAGGCAGCGAAGACGGTCGCTAGTCTCATCAGCAGCACGCTGGGTCCGTGTGCCATGCTGAAGATGATCATAGACCCCATGGGGGGCACAGTTCTGACGAACGATGGCAACTGCATCCTGCGCGAGATCGACGTAGTGCACCCCGCGGCGAAGCACATGCTGGAGCTCGCCCGCGCTcaggacgaggaggtgggtgACGGGACGACCTCAGTGATTATCCTGACGGGCGAGATTCTCAGCCTGGCGCAGCCGTTGCTTGAGCGCAACATCCATCCGCTCAAGATTGTGAAGGGCTTCACCCAAGCGCTGTCtgacgcgctggcggcggtggagaagATCGCCACCTCGATTGATCCCGAGGACAAGGAGCAACTAGAGGATGTGGTGCGCGCCTGCCTTGGCACCAAGTTCAACTcccgcgaggaggagctgatgtGCCGCATGGCCGTTGAGGCAACGCTGCGTGTGGTGCAGGTGAACCCCATCACTGGAGTCAAGGACATCGACATCAAGCGCTACGCCAAAGTGGAGAAGATCCCCGGCGGCTCCATTACGGACAGCGTTGTGCTGGATGGCGTCATGTTCAATAAGGACCACATTCACTCGAAGATGCGCCGCGTCATCGAGAGCCCGCGCATCCTCTTGTTGGATTGCCCTCTGGAGTACAAGAAGCCGGAGACGACCATCAACGTGGAACTGACCAAGGACACCGACTGGGAGGCCCTGCTGAAACAGGAGGAGGACTACGTCCGCTCTATCTGCAACGTCATCATTTCCTTCAAGCCGGATGTAGTAATCACGGAGAAGGGCGCCTCTGACTTGGCGGCGCACTTCCTGTACAAGGCTGGCATCACCTGCatccgccgccttcgcaaGACAGACAACAACCGCATAGCCCGtgccaccggcgccaccaTCGTTAGCCGCGTGGAGGAGCTGACGCAGGAGCACATCGGAAAGGCGGGGCTATTTGAGATCAAGAAGATCGGTGATGAGTACTTTACCTTCATCACTGGCTGCCCAGGGGGCTCTGCGTGCAGTATCCTGCTTCGTGGCGCCAGCAAGGACACGCTGAATGAGATGGAGCGCAACCTGCATGACGCCATGTGCGTGGCGCGCAACATCATCCTCGAGCCGCGGATCGTCTACGGCGCTGCCTCGTGCGAGATGTCtgtctcctccaccctcaTGGCGAAAGCCAAGTCCATTGGCGGTGTGGAGCAGGCTGCGTAccaggcggtggcgatggcgctggaggtggtgccgCGCATTCTGACGAGCAACTGCGGCGCCAACGTGATTCGTGTGGTCACGGATCTCCGAGCACGCCACGCGAACCCGGAGGGGTGGTACTGGGGCATCGACGGCCACAGCGGGCACATTGTTGATGTGCGCACCATCAAGGTTATCGAGCCGGCTGCGGTGAAGGTTCAGGCGCTGAAGACTGCGATCGAGGCGGCATCCATGATTCTGCgcgtcgacgacgtcgtGTCCGGTACCAAGCTCCGCGAGGAGAAGCCGGCCGCGAAGCCGCAACAGCAGGATGAGGACCCCGATGGGTCTGCAGAGCCGTAA